A window of the Gossypium arboreum isolate Shixiya-1 chromosome 2, ASM2569848v2, whole genome shotgun sequence genome harbors these coding sequences:
- the LOC108472219 gene encoding uncharacterized protein LOC108472219: protein MADALATLASMIKANKQEDMKPIQMSILKVPAHCCNIEEEEKDDHPWYQDILRYARNREYSEKATENDKRTLRRLACEYVLDGDILYKRRKDQVLLRCVDAIEAKQILEEVHKGVCGTHANGFKMRQLLMLASLSQQ, encoded by the exons atggcggACGCTTTGGCAACATTGGCTTCCATGATTAAAGCAAATAAACAAGAGGATATGAAACCAATTCAGATGAGCATTTTGAAGGTTCCAGCTCATTGCTGTAACATTGAAGAAGAGGAAAAGGATGACCATCcgtggtatcaggatatattacggTATGCGAGAAATCGTGAATATTCTGAGAAGGCAACTGAAAACGACAAAAGGACTTTAAGGAGGTTAGCTTGTGAATATGTGCTAGATGGGGATATCCtttataaaagaaggaaagatcaggtacttttgagatgcgttgaCGCTATAGAAGCTAAACAAATCCTGGAAGAAGTACATAAAGGAGTTTGTGGtacacatgctaatggctttaaGATG agaCAGCTTCTTATGCTAGCGTCACTAAGTCAGCAGTAG